The genomic region aatggggatttcttttagttagtTGTTATTAGAAAAGtcctaaaatgtgaaatcttgtcatgtaattctttaaattggtctggaggttcatatcttgtattttaacaTTAATAGTCTCATTGAGGTCTTAACAAAGTGGCAACACTAACCAACTtcagaactacatttacaccattGCAGCTCTAGAGGTCGGCAATGTGCCCATACACAGACACTGTTGTCTGTAGtaaagattttgaggtccgtgtctggtaatttcaggaatgagaaatttcccgtTGACTTCTTCTTTCCAGGCAAGTAAGACTTTCAAAAAAATTCACAGCTGTTAGTTGCAGTTTCATACTGACAGGTATTTCGAGCGGGACAGCGGCTTCTGAACTCAGAACAAGTTCGGGTTTTTCTGgcaggttccgattttttttttaaaaagcctgcggaaaaccccaaacttgtcttgagttcagaagccgctgttcctgctccgagcacctgtcagctgtgaaactgaaactgagggctgtgaattttttttttaaaactgaccaatcacaaagctgctctAGGGAGAGTTCCCATTTTCTGCAATggtcagagagaaaggcagagcaagagggagagagggagaggggagagggagagagagaaggaacaagggggagaagagagagagggagggagagaggggagagggagaggagggagagggagagagaggggagagggggggggaagagaagagaaggagagagaacgggagagagaaaagagagaggggtgggaaaggaagggggagacagagtgggagagcgagagtggggaagagagtcgGGGACACAGAATGGGTGATAGGGAttggtacagagggagagagagagcaagaggggagagaaagagatcaagatcacacctgacagatggacatttatccagattctccacatcactacatcaagtgtgcaggtagACGTTAACTAcaggtgcaagcaaaaacaatgccaggtacgcACTAAATAGGGCGAAATATGTTTAAATCAGCCTCTGTTTTGATGGCATCAGGTTGgcatacactttatatacaaattagTTGCCCTcacgtccatggctgagtcaataattttgtcaaatgttggTGGTGCAAGGTGTTGGTGCCTATCTCTGTGCACCTCTTTGCAATCTGCAGCATTACAGGCCAAAGAATCACATCATAAAGGACAGCCAGTGAAAGGGAGAGTTATGTCCTGTAATACACAGGCTGTATGTCTATTGACTGGTCTGTGTTTTCTTATTTTCATCAGGAGTTTCCCCAATAGATCAGGTGTAAGATCTGGAACTGAATTATCCTGCAGATCATGTGATGCTCCTTGCTGAGGGAACAACAATAAAAAGGATCAAATGATCTGGACTTAAAGTTATCAATGTTTAATTGTCCGTCAGTTGGATAAAAATAAAAGGAAGATATTATTAATACCACTCTATCAGGACTTGATTCAATGATCATTGACATTAAAAAGGCAGAAATATTGGGGATAAAATTTAGTTTTAGTCAGGGTGCAAGATGGACAGTATGGATCGGTTGCCCATTATATAAAACAGTTAATTCTCCTTTACAGTGAAGCTAACTGAaagagaaattggacaggatgtatATCCAGGTGACTGATCTTCCACCACTCTTCTTGCGCCTTCGCCAAACATGAATTTTACACCACTTTTCTGAAACTTGCAATTAAATCTTTAAAATCTGCACATAACTAGTTCCCCacctataacagattatctgcctGTTGCTGTTATAAAATATGCAGACGTTGTGAATATATTTGAAACTTCAAATGTAAAAGAAAGCTTGATTCAGGAGAATGGAAATTCCCTCCCACAAAACTTTTGACAACTTTCACTGCTCGAGATTATGTAAAATGAAAATAGAGAATCTCAATAAATAGGAGCTCATTGAAGCTCtcttcagcagaacctctttcaacagagagaggcactgaggtaGACTGAAGATCCTTCAGCAGAAATCTATTCAGCATCACAAAGTCAAAGATGAACAGAGCAACTACTGTTACGATTCTCATCCTGCTTTTGTGTGCCATTGCTGCACAGGGTATGTCGATGTTTTTAGCTTGTGTTTTATTTCTTATTGCACTGCAGTGTGGAAAGGAGTCATTCTGTTGAGTTACTGATCAGCTACACATGTCCCAGCATTCTGTATGGTTATTCAATGTGCAATTAAATGGTCACCGACACTATATGCTATTGATAATACAATGCTGGTTTGAACAGCTTTCAAAGCTGAAACAAAGTGTCAAAATTCTTAACTTCAATCAACATCTAAATCTCAGTTAAATTGATTTTTTCACAGGTATTCCAATCCCAGGAACTCAGGGAAGGTGCCAGTGTCCTCAGACCAGCTCCAAAATTATCCCTCCGAAGCTCATCCAGAATTTGAAATTTATTCCTAAAGGATCTCACTGTGAGACACTGGAGATAATGTGAGTAAATGGGTCAGAAGGTCACCTTCAACATTTCTTCTTCTGTGACGTCTATTTAGAAGCTGTGCTCTTTGTTCAAAACATGTTGGATCAATCATTGTTTATGATGAGTTTTACTGAATTCTCACCTTTCAGTGGGAGACATCCAATTTCTATGGATTAGATTTTAAAGGTTTACCTTCTCTTCACAGTGTCACCTTGAAAACTGGAAATAAATTATGCGTGAGTCCTGATGCCAAGTGGGTGAAGATTATTATTAAAGCCAAGAAAGGTTGGTGTTGGTGTTTGTCAGATTTCAGACTTTACATGTCAATAAAAGCAATTTTGTATTTCACTATGTTTGTTGTCTCCTGCTTGGCTGAGGGCATTGATTCCTTTCTGCTGCATATTCCCACAGGCTCTTGGTGCATTCTGGTACCATGCCCAAGTGGCCAGCATTTATGTGTGAGCCATGACAGTGAATGTCAGCAAGCTATTCAGCCACAATATTCATCAGAGTTGAGCCCTACACTGCCCTCGCCATGCATCCATATATGGTAAATCACAGAGGAGGCAGATgggggtcactggatagcaatcagctgCAGGAATACTGGGCGATGTCATGTTCCCTCACCTACAATGCTGTGACCAATTGTTGTACCTATAGTACCCAGCCGAGATCAACCAATTAATCACAATGAATGATCAAAACAGAATCCTTAAAAATAAGATATTTAAGATATCTCTTCACCATTTTCATCTCCTTTTCCTGCCACCTTCCTTCCATTATGGTCAACTGCAGAATTTTCTGCACTGCACATTAAGCTGCCCCATTGCATCTTTGTTTCAAACATATTTTTAACCATTAACTCCTGTCAGAACTGAGATTTTAAATGGATATATTTGTTCAAGTTACACAGAAATGTTGTTAAGTAAACTCTAGACCATCTTTCtccctgttttgtgtcatccaccATTGTCAGAAGTCAGGATTTTGTTTACCATTTACTGACTTTGCATCATTCCAGAATGTGTTTAATTCATCACAATGGAAGGAAGAGACAACTGTGaccttgtgaatgctgcatgctgtTAAAACCAAATTGCAAAATCAATGAATTGCGAACAAAATCACAAGTGTTAGCAATGCTGTGTAACGGGCTGATTGATAATTCTCCATAATGATGTTGCTGAAGACACTGCCCTCTATATTAAAATAAATATCTGCGGTTAATGAGGAAAAATGtaatttattttgttttatttcaggtGCCAGACAACACAACTGAGAAATGAAGACACAATGGGTTGGACTCAATTCCACACCTGGGAACCCGCCGTACAATGAACGCTGTAGTGAAGGATGTTCTGTCCAACATGTCTCTTATGTCACCTTCTGATAGCTTATTCAAGTATTAACTCTGCATTGTTTTTGAAAATGTTTAACTGTTTAACCCTGTCGCACTCTAATCGTTTACTCACAGCTTAAGAAAACAGTCTGACTTTTTTGTGAAACTTTTTGCCAGGACTGAAGTttctttcacagggtatcaggtgtACGATTATTAAGAATAGACTCTTTTAGACTAGATTACAAGCAGGGAAAGGAGGGAGcgcaggaaagaacaaaagggaaggtttgtgacagggttgaagacaggagagattaaatgacaaaagagatgatggtgcaaggtaaaaagagatggtaatggaacaaggAAAGAAAGAAAATCTGTGTCTAGAGAAGAtgtaaatgggaaagcagaatcacCATCAAAAGGTGCTATCAAAAAatagtggggggttgggggggtggggatgcaggggaagttatgatctgaaatcgttgaactcgatgttgagtctggaaggctgcaaagtgccagtcaaaagatgaggcgcTGTTCTTTGGGCTGACACTGAGTTTGTTTGGCGCAGTGTTGGAGATTGAGGATACAAAGGTTCGAGTGGGAGTGCAGCGAAGAATTACTGTAATGTGACATTGTATCAAACTAATTTACCAACCAAATTTGGTGCAATCTTCCTTTATTTGCTCAAATCCTTTTGATGTTCTATGTGATATATTGATGGCAAGATATACATTCGATAATGGATTTTAATTTTGGACCAAATGTATTTCCAGTTCCAATTTGAATGAAAACTTTTTTAGTAAAAGTCAGGAATAATTGCTTTTCATTAACTTTGATGCTATTTTACTGCACTGACATTTTAACTGGAATCTTGGAATTTTCTCTATAAAACACCAGACCTTAGGATCGATCCAAAACTGAAGTCTTTGGAAGCAATTTCTCTTTAGAAATTATCTTGTGCATAAATTACCTACCTTTGAGGAGGTAGTGCTgcttaatattaactggaataagTGGCATTTATAATTCGAAGTAATTTTTGGTCAGTGATCAGTAGAAACATTTTGCAatgagggatttcactgactggGTCTTGTTGACTGAAAACCTCAAAGGCTTTGTGTAAAAATTGTGTTGAATATCACTCAGGAAAATTGCTACACGTGATTGAATTGTGTGTGAATCAATCTTTGGAGTTTTTTGTACCTTTATCCTCAAATGTATTTGAGTGAATAAAATAAATGAGATTTCCTATGAAGAATGTGTTGTCACTGTTTCTGAATCGTCAGCAAAACAGTTGTTTGTTTCCCCAGTAGATAAATTTATTGGAATGACAAATAATAATAACCTGTTCAGGCCATTTCTCAAACAATGATAAAGGTTCAGGATATTTGCAGTGTGACAGATTTCAGATCAAATTCTGTAAAATCTCAATGGGATTTTTATGGAGTCTGTTTAACTTTCCTgttcccccacccacacccccatgcACTGCTGGaacgggatgaaggggttgttaaGATGTCaggttggtggggagggggcagagacgGTGGTGTTCATGCACCTGCCATTGTAACTCATCTGCAAACTGCCAGGCAGGGTCTGCTCTGCACTCAACTTTAAGTCAGGAAGATGACAGGCCCGCATGCAGCCAAAACTAGATCATTGCAGGAGTCAGCAGGCAGGCCAGATAAGGCCATGGTAAGTAGTTTATTCATCCCCACCTTCATCCATCCCCTCAAGGAGTCCTTGGACCTCCCTTGGCCTGGTCTTGCTTCTCCCTCACATTACCAGTGTCTCCTAACAACCATCTCCCCAAACCAGCACTGACTCCGGCTGGTGACTGTTTCCCTGGGACCCTGCTGGCTTCAAGCTCCCACTCAAATACCCAATCCCACCCACCAGCCCTGACCCCACCCACAGGTTTTAGGCTGGTGTCAGGGCTGTACTATACAAATGATGCCCAGATATTAAAATAGCCTGGGGTGCACGCTTAACTCTCTATGGGGTTTCCCTCCCATTCGCAAGCTGCCCAGCCTGAATCGACCCCTGTAAGAGTTGATTTCTCCAGAGTGAGAACCTGTCAGAAGTAATATTTTTATTACATCATCTTATGTGTGGGGAGAGAGGCAACATCAGTTTAGAGATCTTTGATGTTCAGTAGCAGGATGTTGATTGCTCCCTATTTAAATACAGCAATAACCAATGAACAGAAGGTGCTCCAGTTTAAGATCTACTCTTCCCGGACCATTATTGCTAAGAAAGCCAAATCTATTCCTGGAATCTTAATCGAGCTGATGCTTTATTATTTCTTTTTAGATTTTCTACTTAGATTATCAAATGtcccaaatgacatcctatgtgtgtGTGACCATGGGAAACTATTTCTCTCcatccttctcaatctgtctgcagaCAGCAGGAGGGAACAAATCTCCAAATGATCAGGTGTGCTCTAGAGCTGGGACCTGCACAGAATAATGACAAAACAATTTCAATGACCATTGTAGTGGCAGCTGCTGGCTAGGTCACATCCATGTCCAGAAAACCCAAGGCCTACTCTGCTCAGGGCAGCACAATTGCTGGAAAGGGTCCAATTTTGGGTTGTCTATTTTTCAGACATTCTTAGGGTGCAGGACATTGCACCCTGAAACTGACCCTATTTATGCCTGTTTTACACTTGTAAAATGGGTTAAACAAGGAACAATTTCTACCTCtgctacgactaggtgagaaaggggtgtagggtttccctctcagccttttcctggtttgaccgtaacagggtttaatttttaaaacaccgtgtttttagcttccccccagtgaatccttgttcactgctctccaattgtaatggcaaagaaattaaTCAGACAGGttgtcttagatttaaacaagaaacgtgtatgtttattaaccttaaaagtctaatttggttaaaactaccaaAAATACCGGATGCAACCAGGCTAACATGCATACATGAtgaatacacatgcagatagagatagaaaaggagaaagaatcaaggggagggtcttgaagcaatagctggagctcATTTTCTGTCTTTTGAGTTAGTTGTAAAGCCTATGATTACAGTTCGATCTTGCCATCTAGTTGAggtccagtacacactttcaaacttgttcgaTGGTGTTctatcttcttgaaatccagtttttTGGGACCACCTGCCCGGCGagctttgtggattctttcaatcttagtcgagatcctcagtagggggctggaatgctggctaTCACAcagtcaatgtctggtgatcaaaatccatttggttaattgaatcagggagcagttccattgtcttctccaggcaattgtctcttagaatgcaaatgattCCAGACACTGTCCTGTTAGAatacaggtgcagccatgttttcagtccagtaagagtttaaaattaatgttccaaatgacaaaattaagatgcctcattcttggcaagtgtggTTTTCAACACAAACTCTGTCTCAAGGGAAACTGCCAAATACAGCTAGGAACATTTGTAACAAACAGCAAAACAAAGTGAAGTTCTGATCCTTTAATTGAAACACAACTATTTCTCGTCAAGCTCCCAGCATCAGTATTGATCAGCTGGTGCTCTGTTTCCTCTCCAGTTTCAAATGACACAAATTAAATTCTTGCATCCGAACAAATAAAATTCAGAATCTAAGTTCCTGGGCCCTGTAATTCCAGAATGAATTTCCTAATCTCCTGGTGTAAATCTGGGAAGTGATTGGTGAACCCCTACTGAAATGAAGAGTGACCTTTAACTTTGCAGCCTGGGTGGTAACCTGGCAGAGTGGATCACCCGCCCTTTATACAACACACTCGATTTTTGCTTCGTCGATTACAGTGATGTGAAAGTCAGGCGGGTTCTCCCATGGATGGTTAACTCGCTCCACTCGGTTACTGCTTcacctgacaatgtagaaaattacTCCAATGGTGCAAACTGCTGGCTCTGAGGGTTCTGTCAGTTACCTGTCAAGATCAAAGCAGCAGATCAGGGGAAATCCCCCAAGGATTTGCTAAGCTTTAATGCCATTCCGGTCGAAGATCTATATCTGCATGCCAACACTTTATCGATGGCAGGCTCATCTTACACTGCTCCTCCCTGGTAGTGGGAATCATTGAGGAATTTAAAACTGGCGTCAAACAAGATTATATTCTCTAATTCACAAATTCTTAGCCACACCAGATAGCTGCAATTGGTTGATACGTTAACAAGTTATTGGAATTTCAGGACCTGAAATATGaattacaccaaggtctaagtcacaaTACACTGTGATAAATATTCCATTCCACCAATCCAAGTAAGTGCTGGGAGCGCATCTGCAAATCTGCACATTCCCAGATATTTTGTCCACTAGTTTCATTGGGCAAAAAATTGCAGTGTACCATGTTGTGATAAAAAGAGGAGCAGGAATGGGCTGAATAATTACAGGGCAGGCAGCCCCAGTGGTGGACaatttttttttgatgaggtaacaaggaggatcgatGTGGGTAGCACGTTTGATAGAGTCGATATGGATTTTAGCAggacatttgacaaggttccacatggcagactggcccgACAAGGGAAGGACTATGGGATCCAAGGGCGAGTAGCAAGTAGGAACCAAAATGAGCTGAGTGGCAGGAGCATAGGGTAATGGTCAACGGGTGTTCTTTCACTTggatggctgtttccagtggggttccaaagGACTCAGTACTGGAACCCATGCTTTTTGTGTTGTACATCTATGGGCAAGAAACCTGCAGACAATCGAAAAATCAATTGTGTGGTGAACAGAGAGGAATAAAGCTGTGGATTGTAAGAAGATAATGATGAACTGGTCAGGTGGGATGAAAAGTGGTCAATTGAATTCTTTCGGGAACAATGTCAGGTAAtccatttagggagggcaaacaaggcacgggaatacacaataaatggtaggtgaAGGAAAAGTGTAGAGCAACAGAGGGACATTGAAGAGCATatccacagatcccagaaggtaacaggacaggtagataagtggttaggaaggcaaaaggGATAGTTTCCATTATTAGACAAGGCATAGAAaataatagcagggaggttatgatagaattctttaaaacacgagttaggccacagctagaatactgcatgcagttctgatcactgcattacaggaaggatgtgattgtgctagagagggtacaaaggagattttcgAAAATGCTACcaggaatgacctggaactcattgcccacacgGGTGGTGGagacggagacaatcaatgacttcaaaaggaaactggatggccacaTGAAGCAAATACATTTGCAGGGTGaaagggatcaagcgggggagtggaacaCACATGGATCACTCTGGataggcatggacacaatgggctaaatggcaacattctgtgctgtaaatgactctatggaatGTAGATTTTTCacaacgaggaaagattggataggctggtgttattttctttggaacagaggaggttgaggggagatttaattgcattgtataaaattatgagggtcatagatagattggatatgaaggatctatttcccttagcagagagatcaacaaCCAAAGGGAactgatttaaggtaagtggcagaaggattagaggggaaatgttGAGGCAAAATGCTTTCACTgagtgggtggtgggggtttgATACTCACTGGCTGAAAGAGTGGTTGAGGTAGAAACCCTGATCACATTTAACAAATATTTGCATatgcactttatttttatttttatttattcgttcatgggatgtgggcattgctggcaaggccagaatttgctaCTCGCCTCTAACtaaccttgacaactgagtggcttgctaggccacatcaGAGGACAgtcaagagtgaaccacattgctgtgggtctggagtcatatgtaggacagtccaggtaaggatggcaaatttccttccctaaaggacattggtgaaccagatgggtttttatgacaatcaataatGGTGCCACAACACTATtcgtgagactagttttcaattccagatttttattaattaatagaattaaattccaccaggtataatggtgggatttgaactcatatccccaGGCCATTAGCCCTAGGCCActgcattactagttcagtaatattGCCACTGCATCACCATCTCCCTGAACTGCAAAAACCTATAGGACCAACAGCTGgatagtgggattaggctggggagCTCTTTCTGGGCTGCCAtagtcacaatgggctgaatggccaccttctgtgcgtaAATGTTGTTTCTTTCTATATTTTCCTCTGCTGTGTGCCAAGATCAGTGTCCTCGAATTGTTGCTTTCATTGTGGCCAAGATTTTCCATTCTGTTACACCGATTCCAGCTGTGAGGATTGGGAAATTCTTGGAGAGCTGCGTCACCTGACTTCCTGCACGGCCCCACCACTTCTGGGATATTGTGTTGGAACATATAGGGGATGTAAAATACCTCCACCTGAATATGGGCAGGTGAATTCTAATGACTGACAAATGACACTTCTGCCATCTGGGCTGCAAGGATCAGGGCGGCCTTGAAAACAGTAAAGGTTCATTGCAGCCTCTGCAGGTGTGCACAGGGCAATGAATTGCAAAGACTAATGTGGTTCAGGTGATATATGATTTATTTTAGTTTGGGGACAGCCGTGGAGGGCACCGGCCATGCCAGGCACCTGTGACCAGCTGTTACCAGTCTCTAACTCTTCCTGCGTGACTATCCAATGAAGTTGGGAGATTGTGGCTGGACCCTGGAAAGTTGATCAGTGTCAAGAGCGATGGTTGAGGGATGTTGTTTATGGCtgtcctgctgaaaatccaccagtATTAGCCTGGAGTGAAAATCCCGAGCCACGTTTCTGATAACTGCATTTACTGGGAAGCATTCACAGTTCAGGAAGAAATGCCTGGATTTTCCAGATGTTCATGGGCTAGCAGTGGAGTAGAACTTTCGCCCACTGCTTTAACCCCACCCCTTCCACCTGGATCAGGTTTCATCAGGTATCGAGGGTGGGTTCCTGGTGAGATCCACACTGCCATGTTGGAGCCCATTATTACTGCAAGGCTGGAAAATACTGGCTGCAATGCAGTGAGACCATTGCTGCAGCACCTGAAGAGGTGGAGAAGATTTAACCAGGGTGGAAGAGCCccaaagaagaaaaaatgttttgTTTTGAGGCCACAGCCAGCTCCAAGGCTTAAAAAGGTTATTGGTTGGGATCTAAATGGAAAGAGCTCTGTCCACTATTAGGCCTGAACCTTCCAGCCATCCAATGACTTGGGGGTTTAGCTCCACAACCCCAGGGACCACCACTGCCGATCTCCTGATGAATTGCTTATAAGAAATGGCAACATTTCATTTTCAATGTAAAAATGCAAAATGTTTATTTGCTGCAATACAATGAATTTCATTCTGAAGAAGGgtgtctgacctgaaacgttaactctgcttctctctgcaccgatgctgccagacctgcagagtatttccagcatttcttgtttttatttcagatttccagcatctgcagtattttgcttttattgaaagttACCCTTCCAGGGTTTCTACTGAACTTACAGTTCACACCCCTAGGTAGGAATCAGAACAGAGCCATGTCCAGAAGGAGGCTGCCTGAACTGTATTTAACTTTGGTTTAAACACTCTGAATTTTTCTTCTATAAATTTCACTTGCTTCTTTTTACACTGACCCTCCTGGTCCCCGTGTCAGCCGATATTGTtagcagttctctctcttcaggtataaaaacaagaaatgctggaaccactcagcaggtctggcagcatctgtggaaagagaagcagagttaacgtttcaggtcagtgacccttctttggaacgagcaaatattagaatggCACAGGTAAtaaacaagtgagatgggggtggggcaagtgataacaaaggagaaggtgtagatcggacaagaccacatagctgaccacaaggtcatgaagcaaaggcaaacaatatgttaatggtgtgttgaaagacaaagcattcatacaggtacggtgttaatggactgaagattgaacagcagtaagtgcaaacatgaaaagaaatgtgggtaagcaaactgaacatacgaagataaaatgaaataaatgcaaaaaaaaaagattgtaaaaaatgtaaaaaataaaaaataactaaaaatgaaagtaaaatggggggctgtcatgctctgaaatcattgaactcaatgttcagtccggcaggctgtagtgtgcctaatcggtagatgagctgctgttcctcgagcttgcgttgatgttcactggaacactgcagcaatcccaggacagagatgtgagcatgagagcaggggggagtgttgaaatggcaaaatgcacatgctgctgttcaatcttcagtccgttaacaccttatctgtactaatgctttgtctttcaacacaccattaacatattgtttgcctttgctccatgaccttctggtcagctacgtggccttgcccagtctacaccttctcctttgttatcacttgccccacccccacctcacttgattataacctgcgacatttctaatatttgccagttccgaagaagggtccctgacccgaaacgttaactctgcttctctttccacagatgctgccagacctgctgagtggatccagcatttcttgtttttatttcagatttccagcatccgcagtattttgcttatattttgctctctcttcaggtgttgatcCTCTattctttaaatctgccatcattaacACTCTCATCAAAAAACAAACCCTTGGCCCTTGCAAAC from Heterodontus francisci isolate sHetFra1 chromosome 1, sHetFra1.hap1, whole genome shotgun sequence harbors:
- the LOC137351376 gene encoding interleukin-8-like — encoded protein: MNRATTVTILILLLCAIAAQGIPIPGTQGRCQCPQTSSKIIPPKLIQNLKFIPKGSHCETLEIIVTLKTGNKLCVSPDAKWVKIIIKAKKGARQHN